Proteins from one Mycobacterium sp. EPa45 genomic window:
- a CDS encoding phosphatidate cytidylyltransferase, whose product MAETDTGGAAAQPAPKSSRAGRDLPAAIAVGVVLGAMAIGSLLFAPKWWLPLLAIAIAIATHEVVRRLREHDYAMPVVPLLLGGQAMIWLAWPWGVAGTLGAYGGTIVVSMVWRLVGQGLREQPVNYLRDIAATVLLATWVPLFASFTALLIFQDNGGARVFIVIATVVFADIGGYIAGVLFGKHLLAPAISPKKSWEGLGGSLLFGITAAVLSVTFLLHKPAWVGLPLGLMLVITGVLGDLVESQVKRDMGIKDMGTLLPGHGGIMDRIDAMLPSAVAGWIVLTLLA is encoded by the coding sequence GTGGCGGAGACCGATACCGGCGGCGCGGCCGCGCAGCCAGCGCCCAAGAGCTCGCGCGCCGGGCGTGACCTGCCCGCCGCGATCGCCGTTGGCGTCGTGCTCGGCGCGATGGCGATCGGCAGCCTGCTGTTCGCACCGAAATGGTGGCTGCCCTTGCTGGCCATCGCGATCGCGATCGCCACCCATGAGGTTGTTCGCCGGCTCCGAGAGCACGACTATGCGATGCCGGTCGTGCCGCTGCTGCTCGGTGGTCAGGCAATGATCTGGTTGGCCTGGCCGTGGGGTGTCGCCGGAACCCTGGGCGCCTACGGCGGCACGATCGTGGTCTCGATGGTCTGGCGGCTCGTCGGCCAAGGCTTGCGAGAGCAGCCGGTGAACTATCTGCGGGACATCGCCGCCACGGTCCTGCTGGCCACCTGGGTGCCACTGTTCGCGAGCTTCACCGCGCTGCTGATCTTCCAGGACAACGGCGGCGCCCGGGTCTTCATCGTGATCGCCACCGTCGTCTTCGCCGATATCGGCGGATACATCGCGGGCGTGCTGTTCGGCAAGCATCTGCTGGCCCCGGCCATCAGCCCCAAGAAATCCTGGGAGGGGCTCGGCGGCTCGCTGCTGTTCGGCATCACCGCAGCCGTGCTTTCCGTCACGTTCCTGCTGCACAAGCCCGCCTGGGTCGGCCTGCCGCTCGGACTGATGCTGGTGATCACCGGCGTCCTCGGCGACCTGGTCGAGTCGCAGGTCAAGCGTGACATGGGCATCAAGGACATGGGGACGCTGCTGCCGGGCCATGGCGGGATCATGGACCGCATCGACGCCATGCTGCCGTCGGCGGTCGCCGGCTGGATCGTGCTGACGCTGCTGGCATAG
- the rlmN gene encoding 23S rRNA (adenine(2503)-C(2))-methyltransferase RlmN codes for MKQELVFEPPRRGLPPRHLADLDAGGRAAAVADLGLPVFRAKQLAQQYYGRLLADPQQMTDLPAAVRDAVADALFPQLLSVAREIECDSGETRKTLWRAHDGTTFESVLMRYPNRTTVCISSQAGCGMACPFCATGQGGLTRNLSTAEILEQVRAAAVTSRDEFGERLSNVVFMGMGEPLANYARVLAAVQRITAAAPEGFGISARSVTVSTVGLAPAIRKLADEHLGVTLAVSLHTPDDELRDTLVPVNNRWKVSEVLDAARYYADETGRRVSIEYALIRDVNDQGWRADLLGKQLHRALGPLAHVNLIPLNPTPGSEWDASPKPVEREFVRRVRAQGVSCTVRDTRGREIAAACGQLAASG; via the coding sequence ATGAAGCAAGAGCTGGTCTTCGAGCCACCGCGGCGTGGGTTACCCCCGCGGCACCTCGCCGACCTCGACGCCGGCGGCCGCGCGGCCGCGGTGGCCGACCTCGGCCTGCCGGTATTTCGGGCCAAGCAGCTCGCGCAGCAGTATTACGGTCGCCTCCTCGCCGACCCGCAGCAGATGACGGACCTGCCTGCCGCGGTGCGCGATGCCGTCGCCGATGCCTTGTTCCCGCAGCTGCTCTCGGTGGCCCGCGAGATCGAATGCGACTCGGGGGAGACCCGAAAGACGTTGTGGCGCGCCCACGATGGCACCACCTTCGAGTCGGTGCTGATGCGCTACCCGAATCGCACCACGGTGTGCATCTCGTCGCAGGCCGGCTGCGGCATGGCCTGCCCGTTCTGCGCGACCGGCCAGGGCGGGCTGACCCGCAACCTGAGCACCGCCGAGATCCTCGAGCAGGTGCGGGCGGCGGCGGTGACGTCACGCGACGAGTTCGGTGAGCGCCTCTCGAACGTGGTGTTCATGGGCATGGGCGAGCCGCTGGCCAACTACGCGCGGGTGCTGGCCGCGGTGCAGCGCATCACGGCCGCGGCACCGGAAGGCTTCGGGATCTCGGCCCGGTCGGTGACCGTGTCGACGGTCGGGCTGGCGCCGGCGATCCGCAAGCTCGCTGACGAGCATCTCGGTGTGACGCTGGCGGTGTCGCTGCACACGCCGGACGACGAACTGCGCGACACCCTGGTGCCGGTGAACAACCGCTGGAAGGTCAGCGAAGTGCTCGACGCGGCCCGCTACTACGCCGACGAAACCGGCCGGCGGGTGTCGATCGAGTACGCCCTGATCCGCGACGTCAACGACCAGGGTTGGCGGGCCGACCTGCTGGGCAAGCAGCTGCACCGGGCGCTCGGCCCGCTGGCGCACGTCAATCTGATACCGCTCAACCCGACACCGGGCAGCGAGTGGGATGCCAGCCCCAAGCCGGTGGAACGCGAGTTCGTCCGCCGGGTTCGGGCTCAGGGGGTGTCGTGCACCGTACGTGACACCCGGGGCCGCGAGATCGCCGCGGCTTGCGGTCAGCTCGCCGCCAGCGGGTAA
- a CDS encoding DUF2631 domain-containing protein yields MVSTEVERYTEVDPADVPSAAWGWSKINPRTWHALGIFVTIFLLAMLKGNHVGHVEDYVLIVFAVLVFGATVRDWWGRRRGWIR; encoded by the coding sequence ATGGTCAGCACCGAGGTGGAGCGCTACACAGAGGTCGATCCGGCCGACGTACCCTCGGCAGCCTGGGGCTGGAGCAAGATCAACCCGCGCACCTGGCACGCTCTCGGCATCTTCGTCACGATCTTCCTGCTGGCGATGCTGAAGGGTAACCACGTCGGCCACGTCGAGGACTACGTGCTGATCGTGTTCGCGGTCCTGGTGTTCGGCGCCACCGTGCGCGACTGGTGGGGTCGCCGCCGCGGCTGGATCCGCTAG
- a CDS encoding deoxyribodipyrimidine photo-lyase, whose amino-acid sequence MPTLLWFRRDLRLHDLPPVLEAANDGSDVLACFVLDPRLEKSSGPRRLQFLGDSLRALSDALDGRLLITRGRPEERIPLLCNQIDASEVHVSADFSPFGVRRDEAVSAALAGAGATLQATGSPYLVAPGRVTKDDGTPYKVFTPFLAKWREVGWRKPAPSATANVNWIDPAGLPSKLRVDAPNPGADLDLEAGEAAALAGWADFVDSGLADYAADRNRPDKPGTSRMSAHLKFGTIHPRTMAADLSFRAQGPATYLRELAFRDFYAAVLRQWPDSAWWNWNRNFDAIEVDTGPQAKKAFEAWKEGRTGFPIVDAGMRQLRESGFVHNRVRMIVASFLVKDLHVPWQWGAQWFLEQLVDGDMANNQHGWQWCAGSGTDAAPYFRVFNPTTQGQKFDPNGDYVRRWVPELADVGDVHKLKGGPPPGYPEPIVDHSVERAEALRRYGQIG is encoded by the coding sequence ATGCCGACCCTGCTGTGGTTCCGCCGCGATCTCCGCCTGCACGACCTGCCCCCCGTGCTGGAGGCAGCCAACGACGGGTCCGACGTTCTGGCCTGCTTCGTGCTGGATCCCCGGTTGGAGAAATCGTCGGGTCCCCGGCGGTTGCAGTTCCTCGGAGATTCGTTGCGCGCATTGTCCGATGCCCTCGACGGCCGGCTGCTGATCACCCGAGGACGGCCCGAGGAGCGAATCCCGTTGTTATGCAATCAGATTGATGCCAGCGAGGTCCATGTCTCGGCCGATTTCAGCCCGTTCGGAGTGCGGCGCGACGAGGCGGTGAGCGCGGCATTGGCCGGCGCAGGTGCCACGCTGCAGGCCACCGGTTCCCCGTATCTGGTCGCACCCGGCCGCGTCACGAAGGACGACGGAACGCCGTACAAGGTGTTCACGCCATTCCTCGCCAAGTGGCGTGAGGTCGGCTGGCGGAAACCCGCGCCGTCGGCGACCGCGAACGTGAACTGGATCGACCCGGCGGGGCTGCCGTCGAAGTTGCGGGTCGATGCCCCCAACCCAGGCGCCGACCTGGATCTCGAAGCCGGCGAAGCCGCCGCGCTCGCGGGGTGGGCCGATTTCGTCGACTCCGGTCTGGCCGACTACGCCGCGGACCGCAACCGTCCGGACAAGCCGGGCACCAGCCGCATGTCAGCGCACCTGAAGTTCGGCACGATCCATCCCCGGACGATGGCCGCCGATCTGAGCTTTCGCGCCCAGGGTCCGGCCACGTATCTGCGCGAGCTGGCGTTCCGCGACTTCTATGCAGCGGTGCTGCGCCAGTGGCCGGACAGCGCCTGGTGGAACTGGAACCGCAACTTCGACGCCATCGAGGTGGACACCGGCCCGCAGGCCAAGAAGGCATTCGAGGCCTGGAAGGAGGGCCGCACCGGGTTTCCGATCGTCGACGCGGGGATGCGCCAGCTGCGGGAGTCGGGGTTCGTGCACAACCGGGTGCGAATGATCGTGGCGTCGTTCTTGGTGAAGGACCTGCACGTGCCGTGGCAGTGGGGCGCGCAGTGGTTCCTGGAACAGCTCGTCGACGGCGACATGGCCAACAATCAGCACGGCTGGCAGTGGTGCGCGGGGTCGGGCACCGACGCCGCACCGTACTTCCGAGTGTTCAACCCCACGACGCAGGGTCAGAAGTTCGACCCGAACGGCGATTACGTGCGGCGCTGGGTGCCGGAGCTGGCCGACGTCGGCGACGTCCACAAGCTCAAGGGTGGTCCGCCGCCCGGTTATCCGGAGCCGATCGTCGACCACTCCGTCGAGCGCGCCGAGGCCTTGCGGCGCTATGGCCAGATCGGCTGA
- a CDS encoding APC family permease: MAINSEAHPAHPHGLQKTLKLHSVVLFGLAYMAPIIVLGIFGVIAEKSNGASAGSYLLATVAMLFTALSYGLMAKHYPVSGSAYTYVRKSLDARLGFVVGWAILLDYLFLPLVIWLIGGAYLTGQFPGVPFWVWIVTFIIITSALNIIGLKVADRTNFVLMTFQLLILVIFVALSIAHLVSSSETLISATPFTGAGGFTAIAAGAAVSAYSFLGFDAVSTLTEETYDAEKTIPRAIVLVALIGGAIFVVVSYFVTLVSPGGTFDNVDSLAEDIAKTIGGSVFGAVFLAALILGQFTSGLAAQAAVSRLLYAMGRDGVLPRRVFAMILERFHTPAANIVLVGFIGLAAIFLDVATSTSFINFGAFTAFALVNVAVIGYFARHRADRLNPWRYVLLPALGVIIDVYLLTQLDEKALILGLSWLGIGIIYLLVLTRGLTRTPPELSIDEAG, from the coding sequence GTGGCCATCAACAGCGAGGCGCACCCGGCACATCCCCATGGACTGCAGAAGACTCTGAAGCTGCACTCGGTCGTGCTCTTCGGCCTGGCCTACATGGCGCCGATCATCGTTCTGGGCATCTTCGGTGTGATCGCCGAGAAGTCCAATGGCGCGAGCGCCGGCTCCTACCTGCTGGCCACGGTGGCGATGCTGTTCACCGCCCTGAGCTACGGCCTGATGGCCAAGCACTACCCGGTCTCCGGCTCGGCGTACACCTACGTACGCAAGTCCCTCGACGCCCGGCTCGGATTCGTTGTCGGCTGGGCGATCCTGCTGGATTACCTGTTCCTACCGCTGGTCATTTGGCTGATCGGCGGGGCGTATCTGACGGGTCAGTTCCCGGGTGTGCCGTTCTGGGTGTGGATCGTCACGTTCATCATCATCACCTCGGCGCTCAATATCATCGGCCTCAAGGTCGCCGACCGCACCAACTTCGTGCTGATGACCTTCCAGCTGCTCATACTGGTGATATTCGTCGCGCTGTCGATCGCGCACCTGGTTTCGAGCTCTGAAACACTGATCTCCGCAACGCCTTTCACGGGTGCCGGCGGTTTCACGGCGATCGCGGCCGGTGCCGCGGTCTCGGCGTATTCGTTCCTGGGTTTTGATGCCGTGAGCACCCTGACCGAGGAAACCTACGACGCGGAGAAGACCATCCCGCGGGCGATCGTGTTGGTTGCGCTGATCGGCGGTGCGATCTTCGTGGTCGTCTCGTACTTCGTCACGCTGGTGTCGCCGGGGGGCACCTTCGACAACGTCGACTCCCTCGCCGAAGACATCGCCAAGACCATCGGCGGCAGCGTGTTCGGTGCGGTGTTCCTGGCGGCGCTGATCCTCGGCCAGTTCACCTCCGGGTTGGCGGCACAGGCGGCGGTGTCCCGGCTGCTCTACGCGATGGGCCGCGACGGAGTGCTGCCCCGGCGGGTGTTCGCGATGATCCTCGAGCGCTTCCACACGCCGGCGGCCAACATCGTGCTGGTCGGCTTCATCGGCCTGGCGGCGATCTTCCTCGACGTGGCCACCTCGACGTCGTTCATCAACTTCGGTGCATTCACCGCGTTCGCTCTGGTGAACGTGGCGGTCATCGGTTATTTCGCCCGCCACCGCGCCGACCGGCTCAACCCGTGGCGCTACGTGCTGCTGCCGGCGCTCGGCGTCATCATCGACGTCTACCTGCTGACCCAACTCGACGAGAAGGCATTGATACTCGGCCTGAGCTGGTTGGGCATCGGCATCATCTATCTGCTGGTGCTCACCCGGGGGTTGACCCGCACGCCGCCGGAGCTTTCGATCGACGAAGCCGGCTGA
- a CDS encoding fasciclin domain-containing protein has translation MKVTKKAGSLAGISLAAVLGLSVGLAPSAAADNHTGPVGPGCAAYAQQVPTGPGSVSGMSMAPVAVAASNNPMLTTLTAALSGKLNPEVNLVDTLNGGQFTVFAPTDAAFAKIDPATIDQLKTNKDLLTSILTYHVVPGQAAPNQVVGTHKTVQGAELTVTGSGDHLQVNGANVVCGGVRTANATVYLIDTVLMPPAQ, from the coding sequence ATGAAGGTAACCAAGAAGGCGGGCTCCCTGGCCGGCATCTCCCTGGCCGCGGTGTTGGGCCTCTCGGTGGGATTGGCACCCAGCGCGGCGGCCGACAACCACACCGGTCCGGTTGGCCCGGGTTGTGCAGCGTATGCCCAGCAGGTGCCGACCGGCCCCGGTTCGGTCAGCGGCATGTCCATGGCACCGGTAGCCGTTGCGGCGTCCAACAATCCGATGCTGACCACCTTGACGGCCGCCCTGTCCGGCAAGCTGAATCCCGAGGTCAACCTCGTGGACACCCTCAACGGCGGCCAGTTCACCGTCTTCGCACCGACTGATGCCGCCTTCGCGAAGATCGATCCGGCCACCATCGATCAGCTCAAGACCAACAAGGACTTGCTGACCTCGATCCTGACCTACCACGTGGTGCCCGGCCAGGCGGCACCGAATCAGGTGGTCGGCACCCACAAGACGGTCCAGGGCGCGGAGCTGACGGTCACCGGTTCGGGCGATCACCTCCAGGTCAACGGCGCCAACGTGGTGTGCGGTGGCGTGCGGACCGCCAACGCCACGGTGTACTTGATCGACACGGTGCTCATGCCGCCGGCGCAATAA
- a CDS encoding fasciclin domain-containing protein codes for MAFHRTVLSAAGLTAAAVVLAGCSSTGTTAQSSSSSASSSSSAATSTTTTSAAAAPAGSLVGPGCASYAEQVPTGPGSVAGMSKDPVTVAASNNPLLKTLTSALSGKLNPNVNLVRTLDSGQFTVFAPTDDAFAKIDPATIEKLKTDSNLLTSILTYHVVPAQASPAQVVGQHKTVQGATVTVTGAGNDLKVNDANVVCGGVQTANATVYLIDTVLMPPAQ; via the coding sequence ATGGCATTTCACCGCACCGTTCTGAGCGCCGCCGGCCTGACGGCGGCCGCCGTAGTCCTCGCGGGCTGCTCGTCGACCGGTACAACGGCGCAATCGTCGAGCAGCTCGGCGTCGAGCAGCTCGTCGGCTGCCACCTCAACGACCACCACCTCGGCGGCCGCCGCACCTGCCGGCTCACTCGTCGGCCCCGGCTGCGCGAGCTACGCCGAGCAGGTGCCCACCGGACCCGGGTCCGTGGCCGGCATGTCGAAGGACCCGGTGACGGTGGCCGCCAGTAACAATCCGCTGCTGAAGACGCTGACATCGGCGCTCTCGGGCAAGCTCAACCCGAACGTCAACCTGGTGCGGACGCTCGACAGCGGGCAGTTCACGGTGTTCGCTCCGACCGACGACGCGTTCGCCAAGATCGATCCCGCCACCATCGAGAAGCTCAAGACCGACTCGAACCTGTTGACCTCGATCCTGACGTACCACGTGGTTCCGGCGCAGGCCAGTCCGGCTCAAGTTGTCGGGCAGCACAAGACCGTCCAGGGCGCGACGGTCACGGTGACCGGAGCGGGCAACGACCTGAAGGTGAATGACGCCAACGTGGTGTGCGGCGGTGTCCAAACGGCCAACGCCACCGTCTACCTCATCGACACGGTGCTGATGCCGCCGGCCCAGTAA